In a single window of the Rhodamnia argentea isolate NSW1041297 chromosome 2, ASM2092103v1, whole genome shotgun sequence genome:
- the LOC115736954 gene encoding germin-like protein subfamily 3 member 1, which yields MLHILFLFPFLFSSSHASVQDFCVASLTMPDTPAGFPCKSPKLVTVDDFVFSGLGMAGNTTNIIKAAVTPAFVGQFPGLNGLGFSAARLDLAPAGVVPMHTHPGASELLFVVRGKILAGFISSANDVYVKSLKRGDIMVFPQGLLHFQVNAGGSTAIAVVSFSSANPGLQILDFALFANNLPSPLVEKTTFLDDAQVKKLKAVLGGTG from the coding sequence ATGCTTCacattctcttcctctttcccttcctcttctcctcttctCATGCCTCTGTCCAGGACTTCTGTGTTGCCAGCCTCACAATGCCCGACACCCCGGCCGGCTTCCCTTGCAAGAGCCCTAAATTGGTCACTGTCGATGACTTCGTCTTTTCGGGACTAGGGATGGCTGGTAACACCACCAACATCATCAAAGCAGCCGTGACCCCAGCATTCGTTGGCCAGTTCCCGGGCCTCAATGGGCTTGGCTTCTCGGCAGCCCGATTGGACCTGGCGCCGGCCGGCGTCGTCCCGATGCACACCCACCCGGGTGCGTCGGAGCTCCTGTTCGTGGTTCGCGGGAAGATATTGGCAGGGTTTATTTCTTCAGCCAATGATGTCTATGTGAAGAGCCTGAAGAGAGGCGACATTATGGTTTTCCCACAGGGGTTGCTTCATTTCCAAGTGAATGCAGGCGGGTCCACGGCCATCGCTGTGGTCAGCTTTAGCAGCGCGAATCCTGGCCTCCAAATCCTTGATTTCGCATTGTTTGCCAATAACTTGCCATCTCCGTTGGTGGAGAAGACCACTTTCCTGGACGATGCCCAAGTGAAGAAGCTCAAGGCTGTGCTCGGTGGAACCGGCTAG